A window of the Vigna angularis cultivar LongXiaoDou No.4 chromosome 3, ASM1680809v1, whole genome shotgun sequence genome harbors these coding sequences:
- the LOC108320182 gene encoding cytokinin riboside 5'-monophosphate phosphoribohydrolase LOG7 isoform X2: MGLVSQAVHDGGRHVLGVIPRSLMPIEITGEPIGEVRAVSDMHQRKAEMARQADAFIALPGGYGTLEELLEIITWAQLGIHSKPVGLLNVDGFYNSLLCFIDKAVDEGFISPKARRIIVSAPTAKDLVRELEEHVPERDEVVSKLVWEERLSYVPESEVAM, encoded by the exons ATGGGTCTAGTTTCTCAGGCAGTTCATGATGGTGGGCGCCATGTTCTGGG TGTTATCCCAAGAAGTCTCATGCCAATAGAG ATAACTGGTGAACCAATTGGTGAAGTGAGAGCAGTATCTGATATGCATCAAAGGAAAGCTGAGATGGCTCGTCAAGCCGATGCATTCATTGCTCTTCCTG GGGGGTATGGAACACTTGAAGAATTGCTTGAAATCATTACATGGGCTCAGCTTGGAATCCACAGCAAACCG GTGGGTCTGTTGAATGTGGATGGATTTTACAATTCGTTGTTGTGTTTCATTGACAAGGCCGTTGATGAAGGCTTTATTTCTCCAAAGGCACGTCGCATTATCGTGTCAGCCCCCACAGCCAAAGACCTGGTTAGGGAGCTAGAG GAACATGTACCTGAACGAGACGAAGTTGTGTCCAAGTTGGTGTGGGAAGAAAGACTGAGTTACGTGCCGGAATCAGAAGTTGCCATGTGA
- the LOC108320182 gene encoding cytokinin riboside 5'-monophosphate phosphoribohydrolase LOG7 isoform X1 — protein sequence MEETKSKFKRICVYCGSSSGNKASYQEAAVELGEEMVKRRIDLVYGGGSVGLMGLVSQAVHDGGRHVLGVIPRSLMPIEITGEPIGEVRAVSDMHQRKAEMARQADAFIALPGGYGTLEELLEIITWAQLGIHSKPVGLLNVDGFYNSLLCFIDKAVDEGFISPKARRIIVSAPTAKDLVRELEEHVPERDEVVSKLVWEERLSYVPESEVAM from the exons ATGGAAGAGACCAAATCCAAGTTCAAGAGAATTTGTGTGTACTGTGGAAGCAGTTCTGGTAACAAAGCCAGTTACCAAGAAGCTGCTGTGGAACTTGGCGAGGAAATG GTTAAGAGAAGGATTGATTTGGTCTATGGAGGTGGTAGCGTGGGGTTGATGGGTCTAGTTTCTCAGGCAGTTCATGATGGTGGGCGCCATGTTCTGGG TGTTATCCCAAGAAGTCTCATGCCAATAGAG ATAACTGGTGAACCAATTGGTGAAGTGAGAGCAGTATCTGATATGCATCAAAGGAAAGCTGAGATGGCTCGTCAAGCCGATGCATTCATTGCTCTTCCTG GGGGGTATGGAACACTTGAAGAATTGCTTGAAATCATTACATGGGCTCAGCTTGGAATCCACAGCAAACCG GTGGGTCTGTTGAATGTGGATGGATTTTACAATTCGTTGTTGTGTTTCATTGACAAGGCCGTTGATGAAGGCTTTATTTCTCCAAAGGCACGTCGCATTATCGTGTCAGCCCCCACAGCCAAAGACCTGGTTAGGGAGCTAGAG GAACATGTACCTGAACGAGACGAAGTTGTGTCCAAGTTGGTGTGGGAAGAAAGACTGAGTTACGTGCCGGAATCAGAAGTTGCCATGTGA